A window of the Brachyhypopomus gauderio isolate BG-103 chromosome 14, BGAUD_0.2, whole genome shotgun sequence genome harbors these coding sequences:
- the LOC143475618 gene encoding uncharacterized protein LOC143475618 isoform X3, protein METAIDFKSLRAKFQEEMHSKETPVVHEKTKRFLPPAGISGSFLPRVDSTTGAKNPSEPPVPMREDRKQPSTKRPISVPSCFQVMTSGGVATRQSFKDRHLPQVLPLSFSNEAKQDSSPKLVTSPIKYNRKAMPTPFKPTTFSKCIKDILDHAGEPAEKSKLSRLPVERSDREPGIIGNGFNHNSGGSKCEYMCPNQDQPITPPPTEGNSPALGSVTHVLSTLEKAKRRFSPKNLLVYAKPKSFYSTKVDSESPPPFEDLHHEAGLGSLQAGHSHPTSPTFCPSPPLNGAAQLGGVVVNPDGEVNPSAAPPLRPLPHLASLGPLPPKPPRPPQVDLSSYKLCSLVQDCRTEKHFTTDVLATGTPAVPPPPQFDAPYFPDFESSVLEALNINGIHLSPLDLEATEFGVPPANDLLLPPRADLQKAERCDEMIQRLIAGSAEAAPGRGSTAPGRGSTAPGRGSTAPRRGSTAPGQGSTAPGRGSTALECWADAQSVTALRPDLSGAGSSDSSELPSEPSLSQRWDVDIIYEEVEAAAKFHFGQNSRKRKETPKNPYADSAVKEETHKNVHCAPQWTSESAESSCLRTAQCDGVRKERVSPDPQEEKEFRKREKQRLERERKEQKEREKKESEMKKKFKITGLEEPVYHARVLVASKLCKRDLQVKSGDTISIIRTTNCPKGKWLARDAQHNYGYISVMNVELNMKEMLELGRRASRHVDNTSLSSKSSHHNPTLACSFSEDSEEWSGDEDTLSSVSESMHQLRPPSMPDVFDCSSSSQLVQTGSSTEDLSQEKHDALQKLAVFFKNTKDLSAVTERLDSTPSSIDGSAQLGVMHSYWFFCAVEEPPYVEENAFSFTDMELLPPPELYADPV, encoded by the exons ATG GAAACTGCCATTGATTTCAAATCCCTGCGGGCAAAGTTTCAGGAGGAGATGCATTCGAAGGAAACACCTGTGGTTCATGAGAAAACTAAACGTTTTCTGCCTCCAGCAGGGATATCGGGGTCTTTCCTCCCCCGCGTGGATTCTACTACAGGAGCCAAGAATCCTTCTGAACCTCCGGTGCCCATGAGAGAAGACCGGAAACAACCGTCAACAAAACGGCCAATATCTGTTCCATCGTGTTTTCAGGTTATGACGTCCGGAGGTGTTGCGACGAGGCAGTCGTTTAAAGATCGCCACCTGCCCCAGGTGCTGCCTTTGTCTTTTTCTAATGAGGCAAAGCAGGACTCTTCACCCAAGCTTGTTACTTCTCCTATCAAATACAACAGGAAAGCCATGCCTACACCATTTAAGCCCACCACATTTTCAAAGTGCATTAAAGATATTCTAGACCACGCTGGTGAACCAGCAGAAAAGAGCAAACTGAGTAGGTTACCAGTGGAAAGGTCTGACCGAGAGCCTGGCATAATAGGAAATGGTTTTAACCACAACAGTGGTGGGTCAAAGTGTGAATACATGTGTCCAAACCAAGATCAACcgataacaccaccaccaacagaaGGAAACTCACCCGCGTTGGGCAGTGTTACCCATGTCCTGAGCACACTCGAGAAGGCCAAGAGGAGGTTCTCACCTAAGAATCTTCTGGTATATGCCAAGCCCAAGAGTTTCTACTCTACTAAGGTTGACAGTGAGAGCCCTCCACCTTTTGAAGACCTTCACCATGAAGCAGGGTTGGGTTCCTTACAGGCAGGACACTCTCATCCCACCTCACCCACCTTCTGCCCCTCTCCACCGCTGAACGGAGCTGCTCAGT TAGGGGGAGTTGTTGTGAATCCAGATGGAGAGGTGAACCCCAGTGCTGCTCCTCCCCTCAGACCTCTGCCACATCTGGCCTCTCTGGGCCCTCTGCCCCCCAAACCACCCCGACCCCCACAAGTGGATCTCTCCTCCTACAAGCTGTGCAGCCTGGTGCAGGACTGCAGGACTGAAAAACATTTCACAA CAGACGTTCTGGCTACTGGGACTCCGGcagtgcccccccctcctcaatTCGACGCTCCTTATTTTCCTGATTTTGAAAGTTCTGTGTTGGAAGCCTTAAACATTAATGGCATACATCTCTCACCTCTTGACTTGGAAGCTACAGAATTTGGAGTCCCACCAGCAAATGATCTTCTGCtgcctcccagagctgacctcCAGAAAGCTGAGAGATGTGATGAGATGATCCAGAGGCTCATTGCAGGCAGTGCGGAGGCTGCTCCTGGGCGGGGCTCCACTGCTCCTGGGCGGGGCTCCACTGCTCCTGGGCGGGGCTCCACTGCTCCTAGGCGGGGCTCCACTGCTCCTGGGCAGGGCTCCACTGCTCCTGGGAGGGGCTCCACTGCTCTGGAGTGCTGGGCTGATGCACAGTCAGTCACTGCGCTGAGACCTGATCTCTCTGGAGCGGGCAGCTCTGACTCCAGCGAGCTTCCATCAGAGCCAAG TCTCAGTCAGCGATGGGATGTTGACATCATCTATGAAGAAGTAGAAGCAGCTGCCAAATTCCATTTTGGGCAAAACTCACGCAAACGTAAAGAAACTCCAAAGA ATCCCTATGCAGATTCTGCAGTG AAAGAAGAAACACACAAGAATGTTCACTGCGCCCCCCAGTG GACAAGTGAGTCTGCGGAGTCCAGCTGTTTAAGGACTGCACAGTGTGATGG TGTCAGAAAGGAGCGAGTGAGCCCCGACCCTCAGGAGGAGAAAGAGTTTCGAAAGAGGGAGAAACAGCGTCTGgagcgagagagaaaagagcaaaaagagagagagaagaaagaaagtGAGATGAAAAAGAAGTTTAAA ATCACTGGTCTGGAGGAGCCTGTGTACCATGCCCGAGTGCTGGTGGCCAGTAAACTATGCAAGCGTGACCTGCAGGTGAAGAGTGGAGATACCATCAGCATAATCCGCACAACCAACTGCCCCAAGGGCAAGTGGCTGGCCAGAGATGCCCAGCACAACT atggctACATCTCTGTGATGAATGTGGAGCTGAATATGAAGGAGATGCTGGAATTGGGCAGACGGGCGTCACGTCACGTAGACAATACCAGCCTCAGCAGCAA GTCTTCCCATCACAACCCCACACTCGCATGCAgct TCAGTGAGGACAGCGAGGAGTGGAGTGGTGATGAAGACACTTTGTCCTCTGTATCAGAAAGCAT GCATCAGCTCCGCCCCCCCTCCATGCCTGATGTGT TTGACTGCAGTAGCAGTTCACAGTTAGTTCAGACTGGGAGCAGCACTGAGGATCTCTCGCa AGAGAAGCACGATGCTCTCCAGAAGCTAGCAGTCTTCTTCAAGAACACCAAAGATCTCAGTGCTGTAACGGAACGTTTGGACTCCACGCCCTCCAG TATCGATGGCTCTG CCCAACTGGGAGTCATGCACAGTTATT GGTTCTTCTGTGCTGTGGAGGAGCCTCCATATGT GGAGGAAAATGCTTTCAGTTTCACCGACATGGAGCTGCTGCCTCCTCCAGAACTCTACGCTGACCCAGTCTGA
- the LOC143475618 gene encoding uncharacterized protein LOC143475618 isoform X5, which produces METAIDFKSLRAKFQEEMHSKETPVVHEKTKRFLPPAGISGSFLPRVDSTTGAKNPSEPPVPMREDRKQPSTKRPISVPSCFQVMTSGGVATRQSFKDRHLPQVLPLSFSNEAKQDSSPKLVTSPIKYNRKAMPTPFKPTTFSKCIKDILDHAGEPAEKSKLSRLPVERSDREPGIIGNGFNHNSGGSKCEYMCPNQDQPITPPPTEGNSPALGSVTHVLSTLEKAKRRFSPKNLLVYAKPKSFYSTKVDSESPPPFEDLHHEAGLGSLQAGHSHPTSPTFCPSPPLNGAAQLGGVVVNPDGEVNPSAAPPLRPLPHLASLGPLPPKPPRPPQVDLSSYKLCSLVQDCRTEKHFTTDVLATGTPAVPPPPQFDAPYFPDFESSVLEALNINGIHLSPLDLEATEFGVPPANDLLLPPRADLQKAERCDEMIQRLIAGSAEAAPGRGSTAPGRGSTAPGRGSTAPRRGSTAPGQGSTAPGRGSTALECWADAQSVTALRPDLSGAGSSDSSELPSEPSLSQRWDVDIIYEEVEAAAKFHFGQNSRKRKETPKNPYADSAVKEETHKNVHCAPQWTSESAESSCLRTAQCDGVRKERVSPDPQEEKEFRKREKQRLERERKEQKEREKKESEMKKKFKITGLEEPVYHARVLVASKLCKRDLQVKSGDTISIIRTTNCPKGKWLARDAQHNYGYISVMNVELNMKEMLELGRRASRHVDNTSLSSKSSHHNPTLACSFSEDSEEWSGDEDTLSSVSESMHQLRPPSMPDVFDCSSSSQLVQTGSSTEDLSQEKHDALQKLAVFFKNTKDLSAVTERLDSTPSSIDGSGFFCAVEEPPYVEENAFSFTDMELLPPPELYADPV; this is translated from the exons ATG GAAACTGCCATTGATTTCAAATCCCTGCGGGCAAAGTTTCAGGAGGAGATGCATTCGAAGGAAACACCTGTGGTTCATGAGAAAACTAAACGTTTTCTGCCTCCAGCAGGGATATCGGGGTCTTTCCTCCCCCGCGTGGATTCTACTACAGGAGCCAAGAATCCTTCTGAACCTCCGGTGCCCATGAGAGAAGACCGGAAACAACCGTCAACAAAACGGCCAATATCTGTTCCATCGTGTTTTCAGGTTATGACGTCCGGAGGTGTTGCGACGAGGCAGTCGTTTAAAGATCGCCACCTGCCCCAGGTGCTGCCTTTGTCTTTTTCTAATGAGGCAAAGCAGGACTCTTCACCCAAGCTTGTTACTTCTCCTATCAAATACAACAGGAAAGCCATGCCTACACCATTTAAGCCCACCACATTTTCAAAGTGCATTAAAGATATTCTAGACCACGCTGGTGAACCAGCAGAAAAGAGCAAACTGAGTAGGTTACCAGTGGAAAGGTCTGACCGAGAGCCTGGCATAATAGGAAATGGTTTTAACCACAACAGTGGTGGGTCAAAGTGTGAATACATGTGTCCAAACCAAGATCAACcgataacaccaccaccaacagaaGGAAACTCACCCGCGTTGGGCAGTGTTACCCATGTCCTGAGCACACTCGAGAAGGCCAAGAGGAGGTTCTCACCTAAGAATCTTCTGGTATATGCCAAGCCCAAGAGTTTCTACTCTACTAAGGTTGACAGTGAGAGCCCTCCACCTTTTGAAGACCTTCACCATGAAGCAGGGTTGGGTTCCTTACAGGCAGGACACTCTCATCCCACCTCACCCACCTTCTGCCCCTCTCCACCGCTGAACGGAGCTGCTCAGT TAGGGGGAGTTGTTGTGAATCCAGATGGAGAGGTGAACCCCAGTGCTGCTCCTCCCCTCAGACCTCTGCCACATCTGGCCTCTCTGGGCCCTCTGCCCCCCAAACCACCCCGACCCCCACAAGTGGATCTCTCCTCCTACAAGCTGTGCAGCCTGGTGCAGGACTGCAGGACTGAAAAACATTTCACAA CAGACGTTCTGGCTACTGGGACTCCGGcagtgcccccccctcctcaatTCGACGCTCCTTATTTTCCTGATTTTGAAAGTTCTGTGTTGGAAGCCTTAAACATTAATGGCATACATCTCTCACCTCTTGACTTGGAAGCTACAGAATTTGGAGTCCCACCAGCAAATGATCTTCTGCtgcctcccagagctgacctcCAGAAAGCTGAGAGATGTGATGAGATGATCCAGAGGCTCATTGCAGGCAGTGCGGAGGCTGCTCCTGGGCGGGGCTCCACTGCTCCTGGGCGGGGCTCCACTGCTCCTGGGCGGGGCTCCACTGCTCCTAGGCGGGGCTCCACTGCTCCTGGGCAGGGCTCCACTGCTCCTGGGAGGGGCTCCACTGCTCTGGAGTGCTGGGCTGATGCACAGTCAGTCACTGCGCTGAGACCTGATCTCTCTGGAGCGGGCAGCTCTGACTCCAGCGAGCTTCCATCAGAGCCAAG TCTCAGTCAGCGATGGGATGTTGACATCATCTATGAAGAAGTAGAAGCAGCTGCCAAATTCCATTTTGGGCAAAACTCACGCAAACGTAAAGAAACTCCAAAGA ATCCCTATGCAGATTCTGCAGTG AAAGAAGAAACACACAAGAATGTTCACTGCGCCCCCCAGTG GACAAGTGAGTCTGCGGAGTCCAGCTGTTTAAGGACTGCACAGTGTGATGG TGTCAGAAAGGAGCGAGTGAGCCCCGACCCTCAGGAGGAGAAAGAGTTTCGAAAGAGGGAGAAACAGCGTCTGgagcgagagagaaaagagcaaaaagagagagagaagaaagaaagtGAGATGAAAAAGAAGTTTAAA ATCACTGGTCTGGAGGAGCCTGTGTACCATGCCCGAGTGCTGGTGGCCAGTAAACTATGCAAGCGTGACCTGCAGGTGAAGAGTGGAGATACCATCAGCATAATCCGCACAACCAACTGCCCCAAGGGCAAGTGGCTGGCCAGAGATGCCCAGCACAACT atggctACATCTCTGTGATGAATGTGGAGCTGAATATGAAGGAGATGCTGGAATTGGGCAGACGGGCGTCACGTCACGTAGACAATACCAGCCTCAGCAGCAA GTCTTCCCATCACAACCCCACACTCGCATGCAgct TCAGTGAGGACAGCGAGGAGTGGAGTGGTGATGAAGACACTTTGTCCTCTGTATCAGAAAGCAT GCATCAGCTCCGCCCCCCCTCCATGCCTGATGTGT TTGACTGCAGTAGCAGTTCACAGTTAGTTCAGACTGGGAGCAGCACTGAGGATCTCTCGCa AGAGAAGCACGATGCTCTCCAGAAGCTAGCAGTCTTCTTCAAGAACACCAAAGATCTCAGTGCTGTAACGGAACGTTTGGACTCCACGCCCTCCAG TATCGATGGCTCTG GGTTCTTCTGTGCTGTGGAGGAGCCTCCATATGT GGAGGAAAATGCTTTCAGTTTCACCGACATGGAGCTGCTGCCTCCTCCAGAACTCTACGCTGACCCAGTCTGA
- the LOC143475618 gene encoding uncharacterized protein LOC143475618 isoform X2, which translates to METAIDFKSLRAKFQEEMHSKETPVVHEKTKRFLPPAGISGSFLPRVDSTTGAKNPSEPPVPMREDRKQPSTKRPISVPSCFQVMTSGGVATRQSFKDRHLPQVLPLSFSNEAKQDSSPKLVTSPIKYNRKAMPTPFKPTTFSKCIKDILDHAGEPAEKSKLSRLPVERSDREPGIIGNGFNHNSGGSKCEYMCPNQDQPITPPPTEGNSPALGSVTHVLSTLEKAKRRFSPKNLLVYAKPKSFYSTKVDSESPPPFEDLHHEAGLGSLQAGHSHPTSPTFCPSPPLNGAAQLGGVVVNPDGEVNPSAAPPLRPLPHLASLGPLPPKPPRPPQVDLSSYKLCSLVQDCRTEKHFTNVLATGTPAVPPPPQFDAPYFPDFESSVLEALNINGIHLSPLDLEATEFGVPPANDLLLPPRADLQKAERCDEMIQRLIAGSAEAAPGRGSTAPGRGSTAPGRGSTAPRRGSTAPGQGSTAPGRGSTALECWADAQSVTALRPDLSGAGSSDSSELPSEPSLSQRWDVDIIYEEVEAAAKFHFGQNSRKRKETPKNPYADSAVKEETHKNVHCAPQWTSESAESSCLRTAQCDGVRKERVSPDPQEEKEFRKREKQRLERERKEQKEREKKESEMKKKFKITGLEEPVYHARVLVASKLCKRDLQVKSGDTISIIRTTNCPKGKWLARDAQHNYGYISVMNVELNMKEMLELGRRASRHVDNTSLSSKSSHHNPTLACSFSEDSEEWSGDEDTLSSVSESMHQLRPPSMPDVFDCSSSSQLVQTGSSTEDLSQYATHTHAREARCSPEASSLLQEHQRSQCCNGTFGLHALQYRWLCPTGSHAQLLVLLCCGGASICGGKCFQFHRHGAAASSRTLR; encoded by the exons ATG GAAACTGCCATTGATTTCAAATCCCTGCGGGCAAAGTTTCAGGAGGAGATGCATTCGAAGGAAACACCTGTGGTTCATGAGAAAACTAAACGTTTTCTGCCTCCAGCAGGGATATCGGGGTCTTTCCTCCCCCGCGTGGATTCTACTACAGGAGCCAAGAATCCTTCTGAACCTCCGGTGCCCATGAGAGAAGACCGGAAACAACCGTCAACAAAACGGCCAATATCTGTTCCATCGTGTTTTCAGGTTATGACGTCCGGAGGTGTTGCGACGAGGCAGTCGTTTAAAGATCGCCACCTGCCCCAGGTGCTGCCTTTGTCTTTTTCTAATGAGGCAAAGCAGGACTCTTCACCCAAGCTTGTTACTTCTCCTATCAAATACAACAGGAAAGCCATGCCTACACCATTTAAGCCCACCACATTTTCAAAGTGCATTAAAGATATTCTAGACCACGCTGGTGAACCAGCAGAAAAGAGCAAACTGAGTAGGTTACCAGTGGAAAGGTCTGACCGAGAGCCTGGCATAATAGGAAATGGTTTTAACCACAACAGTGGTGGGTCAAAGTGTGAATACATGTGTCCAAACCAAGATCAACcgataacaccaccaccaacagaaGGAAACTCACCCGCGTTGGGCAGTGTTACCCATGTCCTGAGCACACTCGAGAAGGCCAAGAGGAGGTTCTCACCTAAGAATCTTCTGGTATATGCCAAGCCCAAGAGTTTCTACTCTACTAAGGTTGACAGTGAGAGCCCTCCACCTTTTGAAGACCTTCACCATGAAGCAGGGTTGGGTTCCTTACAGGCAGGACACTCTCATCCCACCTCACCCACCTTCTGCCCCTCTCCACCGCTGAACGGAGCTGCTCAGT TAGGGGGAGTTGTTGTGAATCCAGATGGAGAGGTGAACCCCAGTGCTGCTCCTCCCCTCAGACCTCTGCCACATCTGGCCTCTCTGGGCCCTCTGCCCCCCAAACCACCCCGACCCCCACAAGTGGATCTCTCCTCCTACAAGCTGTGCAGCCTGGTGCAGGACTGCAGGACTGAAAAACATTTCACAA ACGTTCTGGCTACTGGGACTCCGGcagtgcccccccctcctcaatTCGACGCTCCTTATTTTCCTGATTTTGAAAGTTCTGTGTTGGAAGCCTTAAACATTAATGGCATACATCTCTCACCTCTTGACTTGGAAGCTACAGAATTTGGAGTCCCACCAGCAAATGATCTTCTGCtgcctcccagagctgacctcCAGAAAGCTGAGAGATGTGATGAGATGATCCAGAGGCTCATTGCAGGCAGTGCGGAGGCTGCTCCTGGGCGGGGCTCCACTGCTCCTGGGCGGGGCTCCACTGCTCCTGGGCGGGGCTCCACTGCTCCTAGGCGGGGCTCCACTGCTCCTGGGCAGGGCTCCACTGCTCCTGGGAGGGGCTCCACTGCTCTGGAGTGCTGGGCTGATGCACAGTCAGTCACTGCGCTGAGACCTGATCTCTCTGGAGCGGGCAGCTCTGACTCCAGCGAGCTTCCATCAGAGCCAAG TCTCAGTCAGCGATGGGATGTTGACATCATCTATGAAGAAGTAGAAGCAGCTGCCAAATTCCATTTTGGGCAAAACTCACGCAAACGTAAAGAAACTCCAAAGA ATCCCTATGCAGATTCTGCAGTG AAAGAAGAAACACACAAGAATGTTCACTGCGCCCCCCAGTG GACAAGTGAGTCTGCGGAGTCCAGCTGTTTAAGGACTGCACAGTGTGATGG TGTCAGAAAGGAGCGAGTGAGCCCCGACCCTCAGGAGGAGAAAGAGTTTCGAAAGAGGGAGAAACAGCGTCTGgagcgagagagaaaagagcaaaaagagagagagaagaaagaaagtGAGATGAAAAAGAAGTTTAAA ATCACTGGTCTGGAGGAGCCTGTGTACCATGCCCGAGTGCTGGTGGCCAGTAAACTATGCAAGCGTGACCTGCAGGTGAAGAGTGGAGATACCATCAGCATAATCCGCACAACCAACTGCCCCAAGGGCAAGTGGCTGGCCAGAGATGCCCAGCACAACT atggctACATCTCTGTGATGAATGTGGAGCTGAATATGAAGGAGATGCTGGAATTGGGCAGACGGGCGTCACGTCACGTAGACAATACCAGCCTCAGCAGCAA GTCTTCCCATCACAACCCCACACTCGCATGCAgct TCAGTGAGGACAGCGAGGAGTGGAGTGGTGATGAAGACACTTTGTCCTCTGTATCAGAAAGCAT GCATCAGCTCCGCCCCCCCTCCATGCCTGATGTGT TTGACTGCAGTAGCAGTTCACAGTTAGTTCAGACTGGGAGCAGCACTGAGGATCTCTCGCagtacgccacacacacacacgca AGAGAAGCACGATGCTCTCCAGAAGCTAGCAGTCTTCTTCAAGAACACCAAAGATCTCAGTGCTGTAACGGAACGTTTGGACTCCACGCCCTCCAG TATCGATGGCTCTG CCCAACTGGGAGTCATGCACAGTTATT GGTTCTTCTGTGCTGTGGAGGAGCCTCCATATGT GGAGGAAAATGCTTTCAGTTTCACCGACATGGAGCTGCTGCCTCCTCCAGAACTCTACGCTGA
- the LOC143475618 gene encoding uncharacterized protein LOC143475618 isoform X6 has translation MGRNKNAGISGSFLPRVDSTTGAKNPSEPPVPMREDRKQPSTKRPISVPSCFQVMTSGGVATRQSFKDRHLPQVLPLSFSNEAKQDSSPKLVTSPIKYNRKAMPTPFKPTTFSKCIKDILDHAGEPAEKSKLSRLPVERSDREPGIIGNGFNHNSGGSKCEYMCPNQDQPITPPPTEGNSPALGSVTHVLSTLEKAKRRFSPKNLLVYAKPKSFYSTKVDSESPPPFEDLHHEAGLGSLQAGHSHPTSPTFCPSPPLNGAAQLGGVVVNPDGEVNPSAAPPLRPLPHLASLGPLPPKPPRPPQVDLSSYKLCSLVQDCRTEKHFTTDVLATGTPAVPPPPQFDAPYFPDFESSVLEALNINGIHLSPLDLEATEFGVPPANDLLLPPRADLQKAERCDEMIQRLIAGSAEAAPGRGSTAPGRGSTAPGRGSTAPRRGSTAPGQGSTAPGRGSTALECWADAQSVTALRPDLSGAGSSDSSELPSEPSLSQRWDVDIIYEEVEAAAKFHFGQNSRKRKETPKNPYADSAVKEETHKNVHCAPQWTSESAESSCLRTAQCDGVRKERVSPDPQEEKEFRKREKQRLERERKEQKEREKKESEMKKKFKITGLEEPVYHARVLVASKLCKRDLQVKSGDTISIIRTTNCPKGKWLARDAQHNYGYISVMNVELNMKEMLELGRRASRHVDNTSLSSKSSHHNPTLACSFSEDSEEWSGDEDTLSSVSESMHQLRPPSMPDVFDCSSSSQLVQTGSSTEDLSQYATHTHAREARCSPEASSLLQEHQRSQCCNGTFGLHALQYRWLCPTGSHAQLLVLLCCGGASICGGKCFQFHRHGAAASSRTLR, from the exons ATGGGACGAAACAAGAATG CAGGGATATCGGGGTCTTTCCTCCCCCGCGTGGATTCTACTACAGGAGCCAAGAATCCTTCTGAACCTCCGGTGCCCATGAGAGAAGACCGGAAACAACCGTCAACAAAACGGCCAATATCTGTTCCATCGTGTTTTCAGGTTATGACGTCCGGAGGTGTTGCGACGAGGCAGTCGTTTAAAGATCGCCACCTGCCCCAGGTGCTGCCTTTGTCTTTTTCTAATGAGGCAAAGCAGGACTCTTCACCCAAGCTTGTTACTTCTCCTATCAAATACAACAGGAAAGCCATGCCTACACCATTTAAGCCCACCACATTTTCAAAGTGCATTAAAGATATTCTAGACCACGCTGGTGAACCAGCAGAAAAGAGCAAACTGAGTAGGTTACCAGTGGAAAGGTCTGACCGAGAGCCTGGCATAATAGGAAATGGTTTTAACCACAACAGTGGTGGGTCAAAGTGTGAATACATGTGTCCAAACCAAGATCAACcgataacaccaccaccaacagaaGGAAACTCACCCGCGTTGGGCAGTGTTACCCATGTCCTGAGCACACTCGAGAAGGCCAAGAGGAGGTTCTCACCTAAGAATCTTCTGGTATATGCCAAGCCCAAGAGTTTCTACTCTACTAAGGTTGACAGTGAGAGCCCTCCACCTTTTGAAGACCTTCACCATGAAGCAGGGTTGGGTTCCTTACAGGCAGGACACTCTCATCCCACCTCACCCACCTTCTGCCCCTCTCCACCGCTGAACGGAGCTGCTCAGT TAGGGGGAGTTGTTGTGAATCCAGATGGAGAGGTGAACCCCAGTGCTGCTCCTCCCCTCAGACCTCTGCCACATCTGGCCTCTCTGGGCCCTCTGCCCCCCAAACCACCCCGACCCCCACAAGTGGATCTCTCCTCCTACAAGCTGTGCAGCCTGGTGCAGGACTGCAGGACTGAAAAACATTTCACAA CAGACGTTCTGGCTACTGGGACTCCGGcagtgcccccccctcctcaatTCGACGCTCCTTATTTTCCTGATTTTGAAAGTTCTGTGTTGGAAGCCTTAAACATTAATGGCATACATCTCTCACCTCTTGACTTGGAAGCTACAGAATTTGGAGTCCCACCAGCAAATGATCTTCTGCtgcctcccagagctgacctcCAGAAAGCTGAGAGATGTGATGAGATGATCCAGAGGCTCATTGCAGGCAGTGCGGAGGCTGCTCCTGGGCGGGGCTCCACTGCTCCTGGGCGGGGCTCCACTGCTCCTGGGCGGGGCTCCACTGCTCCTAGGCGGGGCTCCACTGCTCCTGGGCAGGGCTCCACTGCTCCTGGGAGGGGCTCCACTGCTCTGGAGTGCTGGGCTGATGCACAGTCAGTCACTGCGCTGAGACCTGATCTCTCTGGAGCGGGCAGCTCTGACTCCAGCGAGCTTCCATCAGAGCCAAG TCTCAGTCAGCGATGGGATGTTGACATCATCTATGAAGAAGTAGAAGCAGCTGCCAAATTCCATTTTGGGCAAAACTCACGCAAACGTAAAGAAACTCCAAAGA ATCCCTATGCAGATTCTGCAGTG AAAGAAGAAACACACAAGAATGTTCACTGCGCCCCCCAGTG GACAAGTGAGTCTGCGGAGTCCAGCTGTTTAAGGACTGCACAGTGTGATGG TGTCAGAAAGGAGCGAGTGAGCCCCGACCCTCAGGAGGAGAAAGAGTTTCGAAAGAGGGAGAAACAGCGTCTGgagcgagagagaaaagagcaaaaagagagagagaagaaagaaagtGAGATGAAAAAGAAGTTTAAA ATCACTGGTCTGGAGGAGCCTGTGTACCATGCCCGAGTGCTGGTGGCCAGTAAACTATGCAAGCGTGACCTGCAGGTGAAGAGTGGAGATACCATCAGCATAATCCGCACAACCAACTGCCCCAAGGGCAAGTGGCTGGCCAGAGATGCCCAGCACAACT atggctACATCTCTGTGATGAATGTGGAGCTGAATATGAAGGAGATGCTGGAATTGGGCAGACGGGCGTCACGTCACGTAGACAATACCAGCCTCAGCAGCAA GTCTTCCCATCACAACCCCACACTCGCATGCAgct TCAGTGAGGACAGCGAGGAGTGGAGTGGTGATGAAGACACTTTGTCCTCTGTATCAGAAAGCAT GCATCAGCTCCGCCCCCCCTCCATGCCTGATGTGT TTGACTGCAGTAGCAGTTCACAGTTAGTTCAGACTGGGAGCAGCACTGAGGATCTCTCGCagtacgccacacacacacacgca AGAGAAGCACGATGCTCTCCAGAAGCTAGCAGTCTTCTTCAAGAACACCAAAGATCTCAGTGCTGTAACGGAACGTTTGGACTCCACGCCCTCCAG TATCGATGGCTCTG CCCAACTGGGAGTCATGCACAGTTATT GGTTCTTCTGTGCTGTGGAGGAGCCTCCATATGT GGAGGAAAATGCTTTCAGTTTCACCGACATGGAGCTGCTGCCTCCTCCAGAACTCTACGCTGA